The genomic interval ACACCTCGGTCGACCGGGAGCTGTTCCTGTCGTACAAGGAGTCGACCAGCGGGCAGATCCTGCACGAGGGGATCAACGAGGCCGGTTCGGTGGCCTCGTTCACCGCCGCCGGTTCGTCGTACGCCACGCACGGCGAGCCGATGATCCCGCTGTACATCTTCTACTCGATGTTCGGCTTCCAGCGCACCGGCGACGCGTTCTGGGCGGCGGCCGACCAGATGGCCCGGGGCTTCGTGCTCGGCGCCACCGCCGGCCGGACCACGCTCAACGGCGAGGGCCTGCAACACGAGGACGGCCACTCGCACCTGATCGCCGCGACCAACCCGGCCGTGGTGGCGTACGACCCGGCGTTCGCGTTCGAGATCGCGCACATCTTCGAGAACGGCCTGCACCGGATGTACGGCGAGCGGCCGGAGAACGTCTTCTACTACCTGACCGTCTACAACGAGCCGATCCTCCAGCCGGTGGAGCCGGAGAACGTGGACGTGGAGGGGCTGCTCAAGGGGATCTACAAGTACTCGCCGGCGGGGTCGGTCGGCGGGCAGGACGGCGGCGACGCGCCCCGGGCCAACATCCTCGCCTCGGGCACCGGCATGCAGTGGGCGCTCAAGGCGCAGAACCTGCTGGCCCAGGACTGGGGGGTGGCGGCCGACGTCTGGTCGGTCACCTCCTGGACCGAGCTGCGCCGGGACGCGGTGGAGTGCGAGGAGTACAACCTCCTGCACCCGGGCGACGAGCCTCGGGTGCCGTACGTACAGCGCAAGCTGGCCGACGCCGACGGACCGGTGGTGGCGGTCAGTGACTGGATGCGGGCGGTACCGGACCTGATCTCGCGGTGGATCCCCGGCGACTACACCTCGCTCGGCACCGACGGTTTCGGGCTCTCGGACACCCGGCACGCGCTGCGCCGGCACTTCCACGTGGACGCCGAGTCGGTGACCGTGGCGACGCTGCGCCAGCTGGCGCGGCGCGGCGTGGTGCCGGCGTCGGTGCCGGCCGAGGCCGCGAAGAAGTACGCGATCGACGACATCGCGGCGGCACCGGTGGGCGAGACCGGCGGGGACTCCTGACGGTTCCGCACTGATCGGCAGCCTGGGGGGCGGGCCGTCGCCGTCGCGACGTCCCGCCCCTCAGCCGACGGTGGCCAGCCCGGTGAGCCGGGCGAGCGAGCCCTCCAGGTCGGCACCGACCCGACGCATCCCCCAGCGCAGCAGCGCCCCGCTGACCGGACCGGCGGGCCAACGGACCATGATCAGGCGTACCGAGGTGCCGTCCTCCTCGGGTGCCAGTTCGACGTAGACCTCGGTGCGGGCCTCGGCCCGGGCCCCGGAGCCCTCGGCCCGCTCGCGCCAGGCGATCAGGGTCGGCTCCTGGTACGCGATCACCTCGGCGTCCATCGCCCGTCCGGCCGCGTGCACCCGCTGGCGGCGGCCGATGCCCTCCCCGGAGAGCACCTCCGCCTGTCGTACCCCGGCCAGCCAGCCCGGCAGGTGTTCGGCCCGCTGAACGAGGTCCCACACCGCCTCGATCGGTGCGGACACCCGCGTGCTGCGTTCGATGAGCATCATCCTCAGTCGCCTCCATTGCGGACAACCCGTGACCATTGGCAGCTTATTCACGATTACGGACGAAAACGGACGATTAGCCACCGACACGCCGGGGGAAACTACCGCCGTGGGATTCGCCAGCCCGGAGCACCCGTGGAACCGGACGACGGGAAACCTGGTGGCGGGCCGCCCGGGGGCCGTGCGTAGGCTGGAGGCCGTGACGGTACGCGTACGCTTTGCCCCCTCCCCGACTGGAATGTTCCACGTCGGAGGCGCCCGCTCGGCCCTGCAAAACTGGATCTTCGCCAAGCAGCAGGGCGGCGTTTTCGTGCTGCGCGTCGAGGACACCGACGCGGCCCGCAACCGGCCGGAATGGATCGAGGGCATCCTCTCCGCACTGGACTGGATCGGGATCGCCCGGGGCAGCTACGAGGGACCGTACTTCCAGTCCGCGAACGCGGGCGAGCACCGCGACGCCGCGACCCGGCTGCACCGCGCCGGCCGGGCGTACTACTGCGACTGCACCCGGGAGGCGATCCAGGCCCGCACCGGCTCGCAGTACCAGGGCTACGACGGCTTCTGCCGCGACCGCGGCCTGGAGGCGGCACCGGGACGCGCCCTGCGCTTCCGCACCCCCGACGAGGGCGAGACGGTGGTCGTCGACCTGATCCGCGGCGAGCCGACCTTCGAGAACAGGCTGATCGAGGACTTCGTGATCGCCCGGGGCGACGGCTCGCCGGTCTTCCTGCTGGCCAACGTCGTGGACGACCTCACCATGGGCATCACGCACGTGATCCGGGCCGAGGAGCACCTGCCGAACACCCCCAAGCAGCAGCTCCTCTGGGACGCGCTCGGGGTCAAGCCGCCGATCTGGGCCCACGTGCCGGTGGTGGTCAACGAGAAGCGCCAGAAGCTCTCCAAGCGGCGCGACAAGGTGGCCCTGGAGGCGTACCGGGACGAGGGCTACCTCGCCGACGCGATGCGCAACTACCTGATGCTGCTCGGCTGGGCGCCCTCGGGCGACCGGGAGATCGTGCCCTGGTCGGTGA from Plantactinospora sp. BC1 carries:
- a CDS encoding SRPBCC family protein, which gives rise to MMLIERSTRVSAPIEAVWDLVQRAEHLPGWLAGVRQAEVLSGEGIGRRQRVHAAGRAMDAEVIAYQEPTLIAWRERAEGSGARAEARTEVYVELAPEEDGTSVRLIMVRWPAGPVSGALLRWGMRRVGADLEGSLARLTGLATVG
- the gltX gene encoding glutamate--tRNA ligase; the encoded protein is MTVRVRFAPSPTGMFHVGGARSALQNWIFAKQQGGVFVLRVEDTDAARNRPEWIEGILSALDWIGIARGSYEGPYFQSANAGEHRDAATRLHRAGRAYYCDCTREAIQARTGSQYQGYDGFCRDRGLEAAPGRALRFRTPDEGETVVVDLIRGEPTFENRLIEDFVIARGDGSPVFLLANVVDDLTMGITHVIRAEEHLPNTPKQQLLWDALGVKPPIWAHVPVVVNEKRQKLSKRRDKVALEAYRDEGYLADAMRNYLMLLGWAPSGDREIVPWSVIESEFRLAEVNPSPAFFDEKKLRAFNGEYIRALSVDEFVAACQPWLTGTDTIAPPPWQPAEFDPAAFAAVAPLAQTRIAVLSEIVPNVDFLFLDSPLIDEAAWAKAMKEGSAELLDEAIAAFEALPEWAAEPLKATLEEVGARRGLKLGKAQAPVRVAVTGRGVGLPLFESLAVLGRERSLSRLRAARLRLV